Within the Desulfatiglans anilini DSM 4660 genome, the region AGGATCCCATATACTGCCGCGCGATCTCACGCTTCGCCATCGACCAGATCATGTTCCGCTGAAGGACTAACAGCCGGATGAAATAGTAAAAACTCTTAAACATGTATCCCTGTAACCAGAGGTTATCGACAAAAGGCCTTTTTACGGCCGGGCACCGAATCAGTGCCTCCCTCTAAATGATCTCCGTCGGCAGGATGCCCCATTTCTTCAAGAATACTGCCCTCCGTTGCACACCTCCCGTTCAACTCCCGTTCGAGTTCCTTCACACGGGCATTCAACACGGTGATCTGCTCCAACCGGGCCTCGCTCTCCTCTGCCACCGACGTCAGGCGATCCCGAAGAAGAGCGATCTGATCCCCCCGTGCTATCCGGTCCGCCTCCAGACGCCCGACCTCATCGAGAAGACTGCCCTCCGTTTCGCACTTCCCGTTCAACTCCCGTTCGAGTTCCTTCACACGGGCATTCAACACGGTGATCTGCTCCAACCGGGCCTCGCTCTCCTCTGCCACCGACGTCAGGCGATCCCGAAGAAGCGCGATCTGATCCCCCCGTGCTATCCGGTCCGCCTCCAGACGGGACAATTGCAGCGCCAGAGAATCGAGCTCGGCCTGCTTGCTACGGAAGGTTTCCTCCAAACCCCATATCTGCTCTTTCGAGAAGCCCATCTGGGTCGGTCTGAGATAGGACTCGATGCCGTGTCCCTCGATAGGCAGCCGCTCCGACTCCCGATCAATCTTACACGCCTGCTGATCGTGATCCGAAGGGTGGAACAGATTCCACCGAATCTGGTTAAGCTCCAAACCCAGCCTCTCGATCTCTGAATCTTTGCATCTGATTTCCTCCCTCAGAGATCTGTTCTGATTCGAAAGGATCGAGCGCTGCTGATCGACTGCGGCAAACCGTTGCGCCAACTCCTCGACAAGTTCGATCCTTATGGACCGATCGGATGAAAGATGCGACACCTTTTCTTCGAGAAGCATTAATTTTTTACGCAGATCCGCTTTCTCAGATTCCGCAGTCGACGCTGCCTTCAGAAGTCCGGGGCATGTCTTTCTGAGGGACCAAGAAAGCAGGTCGTCATAGATTCGAGCCGTAAACGGGCCCATCTGCCCGGACGCTGTCTCAGCCTCGCAGCGGGGGCTGTGCCACAAGGTCTCCAAAACTCCGGAGTCTCTTGGCCCCATAACCGCCGAGCCTGTCCTCGTTGCGCGATTCTCCATCAAACTGCCGTAAAGCGCCAAATACTGCCCGACCATCCGCTCAGAGCCGCATTTCACCTCCACCGCCGCGCGGGCCGCATTCCCGGCCTCCCGGATCTTGACGCGGTCCGCCGCCAACCTTGAAAGCGCATTGGCCATTTGCGAAAAATCCCCCGGTTCGACCAGCCAGCCTTCCTCGCCGGACTCCAAGAGATCCCGCGTATCCGATCGATCCAGGGTCATGACAGGTACGGCGCAACACATGGCCTCCAAAAGGCCGGCAGGCAAACCCGAAGTCAGGACCGGCGCGAAATAGAGGTCGACGGACTCATACAACGCGTTCCAGGCATCCGTCGATTCGGGATATGGCACACGGATGAACGGCAGCCCCGTTTCGCCTTCGGATCGGTTCCCAATCCCCGGCGCAATGAATTGGAGGGTCCCGTCCTGCACCAGCTTTCGAATCTCCGTAGCATCCAGAAGCGAGCGGAACGCATCCCAGGCCCCCCTCGCATCGCGGCCCTCGGCCCGCATGCACGGACCAGCTATGAACACCTTCAGAATACCTTTCCAGGCCCTGCCATTTCCTCTCGCTTCTCTTTGCGTCGGCACCTTGAATGCAGACGCATCGATCCCTTTTCGTATCAACCGGATCTGCCTGCCGCGAAAGACCTTGCTTTTTTCTGCACACTCAAGGATCCAGACATCCGCTGCGACGGCAGTGAAAGAGCTCGCTCGATACAATGCTGTTTTGTCCTCGAGCAAAACCGACGGCAGGCCATAGGGATCGTCAATCAGCTGCGGACAGCCGACGCAGCCATCACAATATTTCTCGCAGCGGCCCGCGTAATGGCAGCCCCCGGTCATCGGCTCCTGCCCATACAGGGTCCATACGACCGGCCTGCCCGAAGCAAACACCCGCTGAAGCCCCACGGGAGACAGGAACCCCGCGACATCATGAACGTGGATCAGGTCTGCGCCTCGGATCCACTCGGAGGAGGAGACATCCCATCCGGGATAGGGGAACCTGAAAGGGTCTGAACGGAAAGTGGTCCGATTCTGGTCTATGTAGGCCCTCTGGACAATCGAACCGAAGCTGGCAGCATTCCCTTCCGGTGATTTCACCCTGATGACGGTTTCATCATCCTCATTTTTATTGAGAACAATGCAGCGAGACATATGCCCGGAACGCAGCAAAGACCGGTGAAGTTCCAGAAGCTGCCGGTTGTCGTTCGAAACCGGATCATGTGTGGATATGTGCGCTATAAACATCACTTTTTGCTTTCGCCCGTGGCCATGGATCAGCATGGGCAAGATTTCCCAGCCCACCGCAGGCAACTTTGCCTAATCTTCGACCAACATCGAAATGGGACAGACGAGTAAAAGAGGGCTTCCCCTGCCGGAATGCAGGGTCTCCTTCACGGTCCCGCCTGCCCCCTCCTACCCCTGCATAAATCCCTGCATCCCGAGATTTAGCAGCCTGTCACGGCATGGAGCATATTTCCGCAAGAGGGACCGCTTCGCACGCGATCATCAGCAGCCAGAGATCAGGGGTCTCGATGGCTGCATCTTCCAAAGTCAGCTTCAACGTCAAGCGATTCACCCCCTCATGGAGCGATGCCCTCAAGAGCACCAGGCAATCACGTTCATGCCCGGTATACGGAACCACGAAGGGTGTAACTTCACAATCCTCATGAACAAGAACCCCGTGCACATTCTGATGAAAGCTGCGGCAGCGGAAACCAAGCAGATATTCTTCGGCCTTCGGACAATCGATGCTCAGGCATGCCTCCGGGTTGATGATCCAGCGGATTCCAGCAGGTAGGCTCAAGTGCGGATAAGCCACCTCTTTGGCCCTGAATCCGGACAGGAACGTCATCCCGGTCGCGAGCTTGGTACAGTTCGGCGTAACGATTATAGATTGGTCTGTTTCTCTACAATCATATGCCTCGTTTCGCAAACCCCATTTTCGGGTCGCAAAGTTGAACCGGATGACTTTGCCTGCATAGCCAAAGACCTCCATCGCATCCAGCGAACGTACCACCCGCTGGTGGCGTTCCCATTCCGCATCGCGCACCTCCCTGTCGACGATCCTTTCAACCTCCTCATAGTAGTCGTCCAAGAATTCGGAGAGCTGCCCTCGCCGCCTTCGGTGCGAGGCAAAGTGGAAATCAGCCACCACGTATTCGGCATATTCGGCAAACCGCCTCCATAAATCGAAATCTCCAGCAAGCCGCAGATCAGGCCTCAAACCGCCGACCCTCTGCCATAGGGCCGCCCGCCAGAAAGTCCCTTCCTGCATGACGAACCCCAGACGCCGGCCGTCAAAGATACCTGCTCTCAAGGACCTTCTCGGATAAGGGGTAAGCTCGAAAACGCCAGTCATTGCGCCTTCCTGATCGATGAGCGCCGCACGGCCCCCTACCCAATCCACACTCTTGAACGTTCCCAACAGGTGTCCCGCCGCTGCAAACGCTCCCTGCAGCAGCCGGTCATCCGCATTGAGCCAGGTCATGTAATCCGTTTCCTCGAGACCGATATGCTCAAAGCCGCGATTCACGGCATCGTACATGCCTTTGTCTGCGCCGGTTGCAAAACTGAATTCAATGCCCTTGCAAAAAAGCGGCAGGGATCCACCACTGAGGCGTTTCTCCCATTGCTCGATTTTCTCCAGGGTTCCGTCGCTCGAGCCTCCGTCCTGGATATGGTATCGTATCCGAAAAGGACCAGCCTGCGTCAGAATGCCGGCGATGGCTTCATCGATAAACGCCTCCGCGTTCAGACAGGGCGTTACGATGCAGAACCGGGGAACTCTGTCCACGGAAATCTCGGGTGTCAGATCCTTGCCGTGTTCAGAGAGGGCCGGAGGACTTCTGATTCCACGCTCGGACTCGGCCTTTTCGACCCGATCAGGAAGAGAGACCTGGTTCAGGATATACTCGTTCCAACGCAGCCCCTGTCCCAGCAGGCTGAAGCGATCCTTTGCCAGCTTGCGGCCTGCCTCGCCATACTCACGGCATGTGTCGGGACACGACATAAAAAAACGCAACGCATCCACCAGAGATGCAACGCCGACCTCTTCCACCAAGCGCGCGTTCAGCCCGTGCCGCGCGATTTCGGGGACGCCGCCGACGGCAAATGCCGCGACAGGCACTCCGCAGGCCGCGGCCTCCATGATCGTCTGACCAAATGCCTCTTCCGTGGAGGTCGCCATGAAAAGATCCGCAGCACCGTAGAGAAGCGGCATTTTGCAATGCTCGTCCACAAACCCCACCGTGTGGGCACGCTCGAACCGCGTGGAGTTGTCGCCGAAGAGCAGGAAACAGGCCTCATTTTGAAGGATCGCCAACACTTCATCGAAAAAGCGGCCCCCTTTGCGGTGATCCTGCACGTTTACGGCGCCGCCCAGAATGACGAAGGCGTCCAAGGGGATGCCGAGCAATCGCCGGCACAGATCGCGGGGCATGGGTTTGAAGACATCCGTGTCGAGGCCGAGATAAACCACCTCTGCGTTGATGGAATCCCCCAGGGCAGACCGGGCGAAGCCCAGGGTCCACAGGCTGTTGGTCGCAAGCGGGATCCCTGAAGTCCCGCTGAAGATCGTCCGGCGGAGCCTCCACGCCTCGGCAATATCTCCGGCATGCAGGGGCGGGTAACTATCACAGGTCAAACAGCTTTCATCGCAGCCGGTCAGATACAGACGGCACTCGCCGGGATAGGCGCACCGGCCGGTGAAAAGATAGCAGTCATGGGCGTAGGCGACCGTCAAGACGTCGAGATCCCTCAACCCCAGGAAGATCTCCAGAGGCCATCCAGCGGCATGCAGATTACCGACGATCACCACGTCAGGCGCCTCGGCTGCGATCTCAACGGTCAGTGCCTCGACGATCGCCCCTGCGCTCCGGCCGCACTCCAGATGCAGGTGCTTTCTGGAATGCAGCCCTTGCCAGGCCTCGGAGGCACCCGCCAGGATCATCTCCAAAGGCTCTTTTTCGCCGGCATCCCAGCACAGCGCCTTGACCTCGTGCCCCATCATCAGAAACGACTTGATTTGGCGCAACTCCGCCAACCCGGCCCCATAGCGGAAACCGATGTCATTCAGGAAAAGAACCTTCAGGGCCGCTCCGCTCTCGAGCTTCCCCCGAATACGCTCCCGGGCATTCGTCATCAACCCCGTTCCCCGCGATGCTTCCGGCTCACTTGCTGCAGCTCCGCCAAAAAGGGTAGATCCCCATGGGTCTTCTGCTCCCCGTGCACCCTGAAAAGCGCCAGAACATCGGGGACATGTACGATTCCGGCCCCTGCAAGGGCCATCCTCACCCAGAGGTCATAATCCATGCTGTAATACAGGGACCCGTCGATCTCTCCGCCGCTCCTGCGCCAGATCTCTTGAGTCCAGAAGACTTCGGGCTGAAAGAAAAAACCCCCCTTTTGCCAGGAGCCGTCAATGTCCAGGAGCCGATCCAACGGCAAAGGAACCACCTCCCCTACAGGCATCGCATTATGATGCCTATGGAAAGGCTTCTTTTCGAAGCCGTGCACCAGTTCGCATCCGCCGGCCACCATATCCGGCCCGTACTGGTCGAAGGCCATCGCCACACGAACCAGGGTCCAGGGCAGATAGCGATCATCGCTGTTCAGCCAGGCAAGAATCTCGCCTGTCGCCTGTCTGAACCCCTTGTTCAAGGCGTCGGACTGCCCTTTGTCTTTTTCACTGACGCAAAAGGCGAACCTGTGCCGATAGCGCTCCAAAATGGAGGAGGTGCCGTCCGTCGAACCTCCATCTATCAGGATATATTCCAGATTCGGATACCCCTGCATCAAGACAGAGCGGATGGTCTCCTCCAGAAAGATCCCCTGATTGAGCGTCACCGTCACAACGGAAATCTTTGGCCAAGGATTCCCCGAAGGCATCTTTTGAGGCAGTTCGAACACCGGGGTCCGCCGCGGCCACTCCTCCGACGAATAGACCAATTTATCATTGGCGGCCGGATCCAGCCAGGCAGCGGGGGGGCCTTCGAGAATCCTCACACCATGGAACGTACGCGCTTTCATGGGTTCTGCCAAAACGGGATCTTCGCCCGCCGGCGCGCCGCCCGTCTGAACGATGAGACTGTCCCGCCCCAATCGTCCTTTTATAAGGCGCACGTCTCGACGGGCCGCCTCATTGTCCCACACAAGGCCGTCATAGCGTGCCAAGGCGTCAGCCGCCTCCAGACCGAGCCACTCTGCCAGAGGCTCCTCCTGGACCTCGAATCGAAAAGCCTTTTCCCTTTCCTTCACCCAACTCGGAACCCCCAGGACCATCACCTCCGCCCCGGCCCCGGCCATGATGCAGGCCGCCTGGAGATTCCGCCGGGTGGCATTGACGACCAATACCCTTTTCAGACGAACGGCCAATTCGAAAAGAAACGCCATGGCACGGTCGTCGAAATCCCCCCCGAGCGTCCTCGCGAAGCTGAGCGCCTCGATGACAGGTGCGTCTATAGAAGCCGCCGCAACGCCGCTCTCGGCAGGTTCGGCAAAGTCGAATGTCTTCAGCAAGCGCAGACTGGCGAGATAGAGTTCATCGAGCAAGCGAAAATAGTGGTTGAACGTGTCCTCCCCCTCGCATAGATCCATCCGGAAATTCTCATCCATCAGAAATTCATGCAGTTCGGCAAAGGGTTTGTGCGATGCAAGAAACCTTCTTACCGGGAGGCTCGTCCCGGATTTTAAATCTGGGGATTTTCTAACTATATCATCCATCTCTTTGATCATCGAATGATTCGACCTTATGTGATCAGCCCATCGACGCTTGTTCTCATCGGCTTCAGTCTCAAACGAAGAAATTTTCATTCTAAGGGATTCATTTTCATCCTGCAGGCATCCCGTTCTAGAATAGATTACATCCAGTTCATCACGCAATTCGACAGCGGTTTGCTCATAGTGGACAAGCGCGTCGAGATGCCCGTCGCGCTGCGCCAGAACAGCATCAAGGGATTTCCTCAGATCCTCGATTGCCCCTTCGAGCGCTCCGATTAGATTTGCTGTCTCGTCGCTGTCCTTTTCGATATCACTCCTCAGCCGCTTCAGTTCTCCAATCCTTGCCGGAGGGAATTTGCCGGCCTCGACAAACCGGTCAGCTTCAGCCGCCATGCCAGGAGCGTTCTTTTCTCCGGAAAGCAGGGTTTCCTTCAACAATTCCATCAGAATGCCGGCATAAACCGAAGCGAATCGGGGGCCTGTCTCACGCAGAAAGACCGGCTCTCCCGGCCCCGTGGCGAAGGACTTCCTCCCCTGCGCGTCCTGCCTGCCGCGGCCATTTTTGACGGAGAGTTCCTCGAAGAGAGCGAGGTAGGCGGCCGCCTGATGCCCCAGAGCGAATCGCTCGAGCGCAACCCGGCGGCAACGTTCTCCCATGGCCAACCGCTTTGCCGAGTCCCCGGCAAGATCCAGGATCGCCCGCGTCAAGGCCTCCAGATCCCCCGCAGCCGCCAGCCTCCCGGTCTTACCATCCTCGATCATTTCGGGGACGCCGCCCACCTCGAACGCCGCCACCGGGGTGCCGCAGGCCATGGCCTCCATAACCGTATTCGGGAGGTTGTCTTCGAGACTCGACAAGACGAACACGTCCGCCGCGCCATAGGCATCCCGAATCCATTCCAAGTCGGAGAGGCGGCCCAGTCCGCTCACCGGCAAACCGATCCGCCCTTGAACTTCCTCGGAGCCGCTCCCGAATGCCAACACCCGGGTCTTTCCCTTTCGCGCGCGATCCGCAAACGTAAGATCCTCCAGGCACGCATTGAGGCAGGTGCAGAGCGAAGCGATATTCTTCCGCTTTTCCATTAAGTTGTCTGCGGAAAAAAGAACGACGAAGGCATCCGGTTCGATGCCGAGCCGTTTTCTCACCTCCTCACGGTTGCCGGGTTTGAACTCTTCCGTGTCGATCCCGTTTGGAATGACCTCGATGCGGAGCCCCTTGAACAGGGCGCTCGCGGACGCGCACCCGGCCATCCAGAGGCTGGGTGTGACAATCACCGGTTGGGCTCCCCTCCACAGCTCCGCCTTGTCCTTCAATACCATAGCCGGCAGGTCGAAAGGACCCGGCTCGATCTGGGGGCACCCCGAGCACTCCAGGCGATACCCCTCACAGCCGGCGGAGTAGTGGCATCCGCCGCTGAACGGATGCTGATCGTGCAAAGTCCAGACCACGGGTTTTCCCAGCGAAAAGAGCCTTTGCAGACTGACAGGCGACAAAAATCGGGCAACCCAGTGCAGGTTGATCACCTCCGCACCTCTCAACTCGGGCAGCCCCGAAATGTCCCACCCTGGATAGGGGAGCGAGAAATAGGTATTGCTGATGCCAGTGCGCCTCTTGTCAAGGTAGCTTTCCAGGGTGCCTTCCACCCAAAAGGGCTCTCGAAGGTCGGCAGGAGATTCCATCCCTTCGAAAAGCGGAATGACCGATGCATCGTCATGAAAATCGCTTTGGCGCACGATCATGAGACTCTCGGCCCCTGCGGCGGCCAGCCCCTTGTGCAGCCTGCGAGCGGCTATAGCAGCGCCGCCCAGCCTGTCATAGGTGTTGATCAGGACGGTTCGCAATACCCTTAAACCTTTCCTATTCTCACGAAAAAAGCTCTTTTTTCCAATGGCTTTACCCACGGGAAAACGGAATTCTTCGACCCTATAGGTACAGATCTACCAGGCGCAGCCTGCAAAGAAGGCAGAGCCCGGCACGAAGGGTTGGGGCGCAGACCTCTGTATAAGGCCCTCAAAAACTGCACTCCCTTTTCTCATGCACTTGTTTCTGGAACCCTACTATAGACCCCCGGCCAAAGGCAATGGTACCCTTTTCATGAGCATCCAGCCGAAGACCCCCCCCTTCCCCTGACTCACCGCGGTAAAATGGTTCTCGATATATTCCCATAACAAAGGATGCGTGTCCCTGAAGGAGAGCCCGTCGGCGCGCAGAACCACCTCCTCTCCCATGAACACCCATCCAACCTTCTTCTCCTCGAGCGCAGCGATCTTTTCCAGCTGTCTTTCTTCCGAATCAGGAAAGAGAAAGTAGAGTTCCCAGAGCGGAGACGTCTTTTCGAGAATCGGGTAGAACCCCGGCCAGTACGGCACCACAAGGATTCGATCCTCCCGGTCGAGATGACGGGCGACCGCATCCTTGACCCCGTCGATCGTGAGCGCCTCCGCACCGTACACCACCAGTGCATCCCCCCCGATCTCCGTTTTCACCAACGCTCCGGGCGGAGCGGAGAACCTCTTGTAAGCGGGGTTCGCAAGGCCCGCGGAAAAGCAGGAGGCGCAGACCAACCCGGCTCCGGCCGCGAAGGCCGCAACCCCATGCCAGGCCCTCCCTCCTCGAGCCAGCCACCGGACGGCAAACACCGCCAGCAGCAAGAATGCCGGGATTCCCTGCGCCAGATGGGGAAGATCCGCGCGCCCGAAGACATGGTGCAGGTAGGGCAGACCCACCACGGCACAGGCAACCGCTAAATCAGGGAGCGTCCGCGGGCGCTTCCTGATCGCGCCGACCGCGGCGCCGATCAGGACCGCTGCATAAGAAAGAGGCAGCAGCACGAAGAAAAGGCCCGTGCAAAGCTCGTGCAAGAACCGGATTCCGTCCATTCCCGGGCCGCCGGCCCTCCACGGCCAGGGCACCTCCAGATAAAGATTGGCTCCGCCAGAGGCAATGAACTCAAACCGTCTCAGGCAGCCTTCCAGAAAACCGTCCACGCCGACAAGCATGCCGGCGAGGGGCAGCAAACCCGTCAGGACCCCCGCCGTGAAGGCGCCGAACCGATGAAGCACCGCACGGAATTCAGCCCCGATCCCTGCCAGAAACATCACCGTCAGGTAGCTCAGCCCAATGTAGGCGCCGTGGTTCTGACCAAAAAAGGCCGCTAGGCCGGCAAAGCACCCGCCCCAGAAAAAGCGGGCACCGGAGGGCCGCTCCAGCAGAAGGCACGCACCGTAAACAGCCATGAGCACGATGCTTTGTTCAAAGGTCTTGTACCAGGGGATCATCCAGATCATGATCAGGCAGGCGGCGCCCGCCTGGGCCAGACGGCTCGAAAGCATCGGCTTCAAGACCAGCATCCCGCACGACAAGCCCAGCCACTGAAAAACGCCTGCGGCCCAGCGGAGCCCCATCGGGCCGTCGCCGAAAAGGCCGGTGAGTGCGGCGCAGAAATAGTACCGGCCCGGATCGTAGGAGAGAAAATCCTTTATGGGAACCTCCCCCGCGCCCGTCCGCCAAACCCCGTACCATAAAGAGCCCTCATCGAGCAGATTGAAAAACAGGTCGTGCTGCGCCCAAACGAAACACGCCACGATGACCGCGGAGATTCCGCACAGGACCAGGCCCTCGCGGACCGTCCGCGTAGCATCCTTTACAGGGGAACGCCCCAAATCAAACCCCACCGGCTGCACACGGCCTCCTGCCTGATCCCCAGGCAAACGCATTCATCCATACCCTGAAAACCCCCTGCCCGGCTCCTACGTATCGGACCTCTCAAATCCCCCAATCCAGCGACCATTTTTAAACCTTGCCCCGCAGTCTCCGGTGTTGTTATAGTTTTTGGCGTGTTCGAGCAATCCCCTATCCATGCTCAACCGGGGATCCTTGTCGGGCACCCGCAGGCCTGAAACGATTTTTTTCGGCGCCGCACACACCAGGGACAAAGCGAGGCCTATCCCTGCCCTTACAAACCCTTTTCGGACGGGAGCGCCATCCCGGCCGTTATTGGACCGAACATTGAGACTCAGGATACTTGTGACCGGCGGGGCTGGTTTCATCGGCACCAATTTTGTTTACTACCTGATGAAACGGTACCCTCAATACCGCATCCTCGTTCTCGACGCCCTGACCTACGCTGGCAACCTGGAGAATTTCTCGAGCGAAATCAAGGAAAATCCGAACTTCAGATTCATCCGGGGCGATGTCTGCGACGCGGCGCTCGTCCTCGATCTGGTCAGGGAGGTCGACTGCGTCGTGCATTTCGCGGCCGAAACGCACGTCGCACGCTCCATCTTCGACGACCGAAAGTTCTTCAAGACCGACGTCCTGGGCACCCAGTCGGTCGCCAACGCGGTCCTGCGCAACAAGGATCATATCCGGCGCTTCATCCATGTGTCCACATCGGAGGTTTACGGCACCGCCCTGTATCAGCCCATGGATGAAGACCATCCCCTGAACCCGATGACGCCTTACGCCGCCGCGAAGGCCGGCGCCGATCGCTTGGTTTACAGCTACTGGCGGACCTACGATCTCCCGATCGTCATCGTCAGGCCTTTCAATCAGTACGGCCCCTATCAGCATCTCGAAAAGGTCATTCCCCGGTTCATCAGCAGCGCGCTGCTGGGCGAACCCCTCACCATCCACGGAGACGGGACGGCCAAGAGGGACTGGCTTTTCGTCCAAGAGACCTGCGAACGGCTGGATCTCGTGCTCCATGCCGATGACGCGGATGTCATAGGGGAGGTCTTCAACCTCGGTTCCGGGTTCGACCTGGACATCCTGGGCATCGCCCGGATGATCCTGAAGCTCCTCGGGCTTTCGGAAAACCTGATCACCTTCACGCCCGACCGACCCGGGCAGGTCCAGCACCACATCTCCAGCACCGCCAAGGCCGAAGCCGTCTTGAAGGTTCGCCCCTGCGCCCGTTTCCAGGAGGGACTCGAGAAGACCATCGAGTGGTACGCCGCCAACCGCAGGTGGTGGGAAAGAATGCTGAGCATGCGGCGCGTCGAAATCGTCGACAAGGACGGGACCGTTCAATTTTATTGACACGAGGCATCCTTCCGTGATGAATGACCCTCCGTTATGAAGATCCTATTCGTCATACCCATTTCAGACGAGCGATTCAACAGCACGCCCGACATCGGCCAGGGGTACCTCGCCGCCCTGGCCCGGCAATCGGGGCACAGCGTCGCCTATCTGGATTGTCTGGTGGAGCCATGCTCCTATCTGGATTTCAGGCGCCGCCTCGAGGCATTCCGCCCCGACATCGTCGGCATCAAGGTCTTCAGCTGCGATGTCCCGAGTGCCGCAGAGATGCTGCGCATCGTCCAGGAGACCCTGCCCGGGGCGGTGACCGTGATCGGCGGTCCACACCCCTCCTGCGAGTCCCCGGAAAACCTTTTCGAGCAGTTCCCCGGCCTCGATTATGCCTTCGCCGGAGAGGCGGAGCCCGGGTTCCAGGCCTTTCTGAGCCAGCTGGAGCAAACAGGGCGGGCCGGACCCGGCATTCCGGGGCTCCTCTATCGCGCAGATGATCGGATCACGGCCAACCACAGGGCCTTTGCGGACGATCTCGATGCGCTGCCCATGCCCGCCTGGGAGATCCTGAGGCCGGACCGTTACCGTTGCGGCTACTCCTTCATGACCACGAAGCTCCCGGCGGCCCCCATGGCCGTCACGCGCGGATGCCCTTTCCACTGCACCTTCTGCGGCTCCCACCTCATCACCGGAAGGCGCGTGCGCCGAAGGAACGTCGATCACGTCATCGATGAAATCCGCTATCTTCAGAAGCGCTTCCATGTCCGCACCATCGACATCGTCGACGAGAATTTCGCGCTCGATGCCTCTTTTGTCGGCCGGTTCTGCGAATCATTGCTCAGCCACGGCATCCGTATCGACTGGGACTGCCCCTATGGCATCCGCATAGAAAGGCTCAGCCCGGACCTTGTCCGCCTCATGGAGCGCTCCGGCTGCTTCGGCTTTTCCATCGGCATCGAAAGCGGCTCCCAGCGGATCCTCGACTCCGTCAAAAAACAGCTGAGCCTCGAAACGGTTCGTGAAAAGGTCCACATGATCAAAGCCGTGAGCGGCATCACGCTCCAGGGATATTTCATGCTGGGCTTTCCCAGCGAGACCCGGGCCGACATCGAGGCGACCATCCGCCTGGCCTGCAGCCTTCCGCTCGATTTCGTCGTCTTCTCGCCTCTGCGGGTGACCGAAGGGACGGAGATCTACCAGGAGATCACGGAACGATTCAAGGCGCCGCCGGATCTCTACTACCAGGGATTCGGGCGCCGTCATTGCCTGAAAGGCTATGCCGACCCGTCCGAAAGGGAGATGGCCGGACTTTATCGAAAGGCCTATCTGAAGTTTTACGGCCGC harbors:
- a CDS encoding glycosyltransferase is translated as MRTVLINTYDRLGGAAIAARRLHKGLAAAGAESLMIVRQSDFHDDASVIPLFEGMESPADLREPFWVEGTLESYLDKRRTGISNTYFSLPYPGWDISGLPELRGAEVINLHWVARFLSPVSLQRLFSLGKPVVWTLHDQHPFSGGCHYSAGCEGYRLECSGCPQIEPGPFDLPAMVLKDKAELWRGAQPVIVTPSLWMAGCASASALFKGLRIEVIPNGIDTEEFKPGNREEVRKRLGIEPDAFVVLFSADNLMEKRKNIASLCTCLNACLEDLTFADRARKGKTRVLAFGSGSEEVQGRIGLPVSGLGRLSDLEWIRDAYGAADVFVLSSLEDNLPNTVMEAMACGTPVAAFEVGGVPEMIEDGKTGRLAAAGDLEALTRAILDLAGDSAKRLAMGERCRRVALERFALGHQAAAYLALFEELSVKNGRGRQDAQGRKSFATGPGEPVFLRETGPRFASVYAGILMELLKETLLSGEKNAPGMAAEADRFVEAGKFPPARIGELKRLRSDIEKDSDETANLIGALEGAIEDLRKSLDAVLAQRDGHLDALVHYEQTAVELRDELDVIYSRTGCLQDENESLRMKISSFETEADENKRRWADHIRSNHSMIKEMDDIVRKSPDLKSGTSLPVRRFLASHKPFAELHEFLMDENFRMDLCEGEDTFNHYFRLLDELYLASLRLLKTFDFAEPAESGVAAASIDAPVIEALSFARTLGGDFDDRAMAFLFELAVRLKRVLVVNATRRNLQAACIMAGAGAEVMVLGVPSWVKEREKAFRFEVQEEPLAEWLGLEAADALARYDGLVWDNEAARRDVRLIKGRLGRDSLIVQTGGAPAGEDPVLAEPMKARTFHGVRILEGPPAAWLDPAANDKLVYSSEEWPRRTPVFELPQKMPSGNPWPKISVVTVTLNQGIFLEETIRSVLMQGYPNLEYILIDGGSTDGTSSILERYRHRFAFCVSEKDKGQSDALNKGFRQATGEILAWLNSDDRYLPWTLVRVAMAFDQYGPDMVAGGCELVHGFEKKPFHRHHNAMPVGEVVPLPLDRLLDIDGSWQKGGFFFQPEVFWTQEIWRRSGGEIDGSLYYSMDYDLWVRMALAGAGIVHVPDVLALFRVHGEQKTHGDLPFLAELQQVSRKHRGERG
- a CDS encoding dTDP-glucose 4,6-dehydratase: MRLRILVTGGAGFIGTNFVYYLMKRYPQYRILVLDALTYAGNLENFSSEIKENPNFRFIRGDVCDAALVLDLVREVDCVVHFAAETHVARSIFDDRKFFKTDVLGTQSVANAVLRNKDHIRRFIHVSTSEVYGTALYQPMDEDHPLNPMTPYAAAKAGADRLVYSYWRTYDLPIVIVRPFNQYGPYQHLEKVIPRFISSALLGEPLTIHGDGTAKRDWLFVQETCERLDLVLHADDADVIGEVFNLGSGFDLDILGIARMILKLLGLSENLITFTPDRPGQVQHHISSTAKAEAVLKVRPCARFQEGLEKTIEWYAANRRWWERMLSMRRVEIVDKDGTVQFY
- a CDS encoding B12-binding domain-containing radical SAM protein yields the protein MKILFVIPISDERFNSTPDIGQGYLAALARQSGHSVAYLDCLVEPCSYLDFRRRLEAFRPDIVGIKVFSCDVPSAAEMLRIVQETLPGAVTVIGGPHPSCESPENLFEQFPGLDYAFAGEAEPGFQAFLSQLEQTGRAGPGIPGLLYRADDRITANHRAFADDLDALPMPAWEILRPDRYRCGYSFMTTKLPAAPMAVTRGCPFHCTFCGSHLITGRRVRRRNVDHVIDEIRYLQKRFHVRTIDIVDENFALDASFVGRFCESLLSHGIRIDWDCPYGIRIERLSPDLVRLMERSGCFGFSIGIESGSQRILDSVKKQLSLETVREKVHMIKAVSGITLQGYFMLGFPSETRADIEATIRLACSLPLDFVVFSPLRVTEGTEIYQEITERFKAPPDLYYQGFGRRHCLKGYADPSEREMAGLYRKAYLKFYGRTRVALNVLRRVRTPAQLKTIFNGILRSIAVKR